The Rhea pennata isolate bPtePen1 chromosome 9, bPtePen1.pri, whole genome shotgun sequence genome has a segment encoding these proteins:
- the RBP1 gene encoding retinol-binding protein 1 isoform X1: MPADFNGYWKMVSNDNFEEYLRALDVNVAVRKIANLLKPDKEILQNGDHMIIKTLSTFRNYIMEFDVGKEFEEDLAGVDDRKCMELQGKITGWRNKAFFKKRNQHSTVFQDKCYAQENTTTAC, from the exons ATGCCGGCAGATTTCAATGGTTACTGGAAAATGGTCAGCAATGACAATTTTGAGGAGTATCTGAGAGCACTGG atgtaaatgttgctgtaagaaaaatagcaaactTGCTAAAACCTGACAAAGAAATCCTTCAGAATGGGGATCATATGATCATTAAAACTCTAAGCACTTTTAGAAACTACATCATGGAATTTGATGTAGGAAAGGAGTTTGAGGAGGATTTAGCTGGGGTGGATGATCGCAAATGCATG GAACTGCAAGGGAAGATAACAGGCTGGAggaataaagctttttttaaaaaaaggaatcagCACAGTACAGTTTTTCAAGACAAGTGTTATGCACAAGAGAATACAACCACTGCCTGTTAG
- the RBP1 gene encoding retinol-binding protein 1 isoform X2 has product MPADFNGYWKMVSNDNFEEYLRALDVNVAVRKIANLLKPDKEILQNGDHMIIKTLSTFRNYIMEFDVGKEFEEDLAGVDDRKCMTTVSWDGDKLLCVQKGEKEGRGWTQWIEGDEMHLEIRVCGVKCKQVFKKVL; this is encoded by the exons ATGCCGGCAGATTTCAATGGTTACTGGAAAATGGTCAGCAATGACAATTTTGAGGAGTATCTGAGAGCACTGG atgtaaatgttgctgtaagaaaaatagcaaactTGCTAAAACCTGACAAAGAAATCCTTCAGAATGGGGATCATATGATCATTAAAACTCTAAGCACTTTTAGAAACTACATCATGGAATTTGATGTAGGAAAGGAGTTTGAGGAGGATTTAGCTGGGGTGGATGATCGCAAATGCATG ACCACAGTATCTTGGGATGGAGATAAGCTTCTTTGTgtacagaaaggagaaaaagaaggtcGTGGTTGGACCCAGTGGATTGAAGGTGATGAAATGCACCTG GAAATAAGAGTGTGTGGAGTCAAGTGTAAGCAGGTCTTTAAGAAGGTACTGTGA